A window of Oncorhynchus kisutch isolate 150728-3 linkage group LG10, Okis_V2, whole genome shotgun sequence contains these coding sequences:
- the LOC109897988 gene encoding dimethylaniline monooxygenase [N-oxide-forming] 5-like isoform X2, with protein MVCTVAVIGAGPSGLTSIKSCLDEGLEPTCFESSDDIGGLWRFKEHPDPGRANIYQSVIINSSKEMMSYSDFPPPAHLPNNMHHPQLLSYLRLYAQTFDLFKHIYFQTTVVSVRQRPDFPVSGQWEVETERREGQREIQVFDAVMVCTGHFTQPHLPLNDFPGIEEFEGRYFHSWEYLSAEGLQGKRVVVVGIGNSGGDIAVDASRVAEQVYLSTRKGAWVVSRVGAGGLPGDLVGTSRLDRLVQKLFPSWITMMMEKKLNRTFDHRLFFAQIPVVNDDLPGRIISGRVLVKPNIREIKGSSVVFEDGSVVEKVDVVVFATGYNYDFPFLPSGLLTNGGHRLCLYRHVFPPGLARPSLAVVGFICNLGAINPLAEMQARWAIHVFKGLLTLPSQEAMLQDIKRDTSTLQNRFACLERHPLQVDHIPYMDSMAEELGVRPNLLGLLLREPGVGLRVLLGPCTPYQYRLRGPGQWDGARQAILTQWERVAQPFRTRMPPQPESRTRTSSSLILTLSGTVLLLTTFYTRHSLSSLPTGLLYKIYSLPEIIWGWK; from the exons ATggtgtgtacagtagcagtgatCGGGGCGGGTCCCTCAGGTCTGACCAGCATCAAGAGCTGTCTGGATGAGGGTCTGGAGCCCACCTGTTTCGAGAGCAGTGATGACATCGGGGGACTGTGGAGGTTCAAG GAGCATCCAGACCCAGGAAGGGCCAACATCTACCAGTCTGTCATCATCAACAGCTCCAAGGAGATGATGTCATACAGCGATTTCCCTCCTCCTGCTCACCTGCCCAACAACATGCACCACCCCCAGCTGCTGAGCTACCTACGACTTTACGCTCAGACCTTTGACCTCTTCAAGCACATCTACTTCCAG ACCACTGTGGTGAGTGTGCGTCAGAGGCCAGACTTCCCAGTGTCAGGCCAGTGGGaagtggagacagagaggagagaaggtcaGAGGGAGATTCAGGTCTTTGATGCTGTGATGGTCTGCACCGGTCACTTTACACAACCACACTTGCCTCTCAATGACTTCCCAG GTATAGAAGAGTTTGAGGGCAGGTACTTTCACAGTTGGGAATACCTCAGTGCTGAGGGGCTGCAGGGgaagagggtggtggtggttgggattGGGAATTCTGGAGGTGACATCGCTGTGGATGCCAGCAGAGTAGCGGAGCAG GTGTACCTCAGCACACGGAAAGGGGCATGGGTGGTCAGCAGGGTGGGGGCGGGGGGACTGCCAGGTGACCTGGTGGGCACTTCAAGATTGGACAGGCTAGTGCAGAAGCTCTTCCCCTCCTGGATTACCATGATGATGGAGAAGAAACTGAACAGAACCTTCGACCACAGACT GTTCTTTGCCCAGATCCCAGTGGTGAATGATGATCTACCTGGTCGAATCATCTCTGGTCGTGTTCTGGTCAAACCTAACATCAGGGAGATCAAAGGCTCCAGTGTGGTGTTTGAGGATGGGAGCGTCGTGGAAAag gTGGATGTTGTGGTGTTTGCCACTGGCTACAACTATGACTTTCCTTTCCTGCCTTCGGGTCTGCTGACTAATGGTGGTCACCGCCTGTGTCTGTACCGTCATGTGTTCCCCCCGGGGCTGGCTCGGCCCAGTCTGGCTGTAGTGGGCTTCATCTGTAACCTGGGAGCCATCAACCCTCTGGCTGAGATGCAGGCCCGCTGGGCCATCCATGTCTTTAAAG GGTTACTAACTCTGCCCTCACAAGAAGCCATGCTGCAGGACATAAAGAGAGATACCAGCACGTTGCAAAACAG gTTTGCCTGTTTGGAGCGTCACCCTCTCCAGGTGGACCATATCCCCTACATGGACTCCATGGCAGAGGAGTTGGGGGTTCGTCCTAATCTCCTAGGGCTCCTGTTGAGGGAGCCTGGCGTGGGGCTGCGTGTGCTACTGGGGCCCTGCACCCCGTACCAGTACCGTCTGAGAGGGCCAGGACAGTGGGATGGAGCCCGACAGGCCATCCTCACCCAATGGGAGCGTGTAGCCCAGCCCTTCAGGACCAGGATGCCGCCACAACCAGAGAGCAGAACCAGAACCTCCTCTAGTCTGATACTGACTCTGTCTGGCACTGTTCTCCTACTAACAACCTTCTATACCAGACACAGTCTCTCATCACTCCCCACAGGCCTCCTCTATAAGATATACAGTCTACCTGAGATCATATGGGGGTGGAAATGA
- the LOC109897988 gene encoding dimethylaniline monooxygenase [N-oxide-forming] 5-like isoform X1, whose product MVCTVAVIGAGPSGLTSIKSCLDEGLEPTCFESSDDIGGLWRFKEHPDPGRANIYQSVIINSSKEMMSYSDFPPPAHLPNNMHHPQLLSYLRLYAQTFDLFKHIYFQTTVVSVRQRPDFPVSGQWEVETERREGQREIQVFDAVMVCTGHFTQPHLPLNDFPGIEEFEGRYFHSWEYLSAEGLQGKRVVVVGIGNSGGDIAVDASRVAEQVYLSTRKGAWVVSRVGAGGLPGDLVGTSRLDRLVQKLFPSWITMMMEKKLNRTFDHRLYGLQPKHRFFAQIPVVNDDLPGRIISGRVLVKPNIREIKGSSVVFEDGSVVEKVDVVVFATGYNYDFPFLPSGLLTNGGHRLCLYRHVFPPGLARPSLAVVGFICNLGAINPLAEMQARWAIHVFKGLLTLPSQEAMLQDIKRDTSTLQNRFACLERHPLQVDHIPYMDSMAEELGVRPNLLGLLLREPGVGLRVLLGPCTPYQYRLRGPGQWDGARQAILTQWERVAQPFRTRMPPQPESRTRTSSSLILTLSGTVLLLTTFYTRHSLSSLPTGLLYKIYSLPEIIWGWK is encoded by the exons ATggtgtgtacagtagcagtgatCGGGGCGGGTCCCTCAGGTCTGACCAGCATCAAGAGCTGTCTGGATGAGGGTCTGGAGCCCACCTGTTTCGAGAGCAGTGATGACATCGGGGGACTGTGGAGGTTCAAG GAGCATCCAGACCCAGGAAGGGCCAACATCTACCAGTCTGTCATCATCAACAGCTCCAAGGAGATGATGTCATACAGCGATTTCCCTCCTCCTGCTCACCTGCCCAACAACATGCACCACCCCCAGCTGCTGAGCTACCTACGACTTTACGCTCAGACCTTTGACCTCTTCAAGCACATCTACTTCCAG ACCACTGTGGTGAGTGTGCGTCAGAGGCCAGACTTCCCAGTGTCAGGCCAGTGGGaagtggagacagagaggagagaaggtcaGAGGGAGATTCAGGTCTTTGATGCTGTGATGGTCTGCACCGGTCACTTTACACAACCACACTTGCCTCTCAATGACTTCCCAG GTATAGAAGAGTTTGAGGGCAGGTACTTTCACAGTTGGGAATACCTCAGTGCTGAGGGGCTGCAGGGgaagagggtggtggtggttgggattGGGAATTCTGGAGGTGACATCGCTGTGGATGCCAGCAGAGTAGCGGAGCAG GTGTACCTCAGCACACGGAAAGGGGCATGGGTGGTCAGCAGGGTGGGGGCGGGGGGACTGCCAGGTGACCTGGTGGGCACTTCAAGATTGGACAGGCTAGTGCAGAAGCTCTTCCCCTCCTGGATTACCATGATGATGGAGAAGAAACTGAACAGAACCTTCGACCACAGACTGTACGGCCTACAACCAAAACACAG GTTCTTTGCCCAGATCCCAGTGGTGAATGATGATCTACCTGGTCGAATCATCTCTGGTCGTGTTCTGGTCAAACCTAACATCAGGGAGATCAAAGGCTCCAGTGTGGTGTTTGAGGATGGGAGCGTCGTGGAAAag gTGGATGTTGTGGTGTTTGCCACTGGCTACAACTATGACTTTCCTTTCCTGCCTTCGGGTCTGCTGACTAATGGTGGTCACCGCCTGTGTCTGTACCGTCATGTGTTCCCCCCGGGGCTGGCTCGGCCCAGTCTGGCTGTAGTGGGCTTCATCTGTAACCTGGGAGCCATCAACCCTCTGGCTGAGATGCAGGCCCGCTGGGCCATCCATGTCTTTAAAG GGTTACTAACTCTGCCCTCACAAGAAGCCATGCTGCAGGACATAAAGAGAGATACCAGCACGTTGCAAAACAG gTTTGCCTGTTTGGAGCGTCACCCTCTCCAGGTGGACCATATCCCCTACATGGACTCCATGGCAGAGGAGTTGGGGGTTCGTCCTAATCTCCTAGGGCTCCTGTTGAGGGAGCCTGGCGTGGGGCTGCGTGTGCTACTGGGGCCCTGCACCCCGTACCAGTACCGTCTGAGAGGGCCAGGACAGTGGGATGGAGCCCGACAGGCCATCCTCACCCAATGGGAGCGTGTAGCCCAGCCCTTCAGGACCAGGATGCCGCCACAACCAGAGAGCAGAACCAGAACCTCCTCTAGTCTGATACTGACTCTGTCTGGCACTGTTCTCCTACTAACAACCTTCTATACCAGACACAGTCTCTCATCACTCCCCACAGGCCTCCTCTATAAGATATACAGTCTACCTGAGATCATATGGGGGTGGAAATGA